Proteins from a genomic interval of Hemicordylus capensis ecotype Gifberg chromosome 14, rHemCap1.1.pri, whole genome shotgun sequence:
- the FRMD8 gene encoding FERM domain-containing protein 8 isoform X4: MAWTWGGGPPAKELRRVGQAGSAEAARPLPRGACCSPRGGMEADRLAVPPPSADEHSQRSSVSSTGHRTLDVLVYLVNDRVVRLAVEGLPSVTAHELHRLVRDALRLPECALEAFALWLASPLLEVQLKPKHQPYKVCRQWQELLFRFSSCSEDETLEDEPSLQFRRSVFFPKRKELQVQDEAVLQLLYEEAKYNLLEGRYPCDLADCQQLGALACRLDLGPYNPERHTAASLNCAFFSGEIDKPAQSFLQRSGRKAVLVAISLEGVYILDSKEKHVLLGLRFQELSWDHTFPDEEEHILWLEFDGESSEGTPVNKLLKVYSKQAELMSGLIEYCIELTAAAAAAAEGTVQEAAASGAPSSEAPPGSQVGRRLPPRLQRQDSVLCSRVQHLSTIDYVEEGKEIRRVKPRRSASFFGRQLSSAPTSYSAVRAAESLEHG, translated from the exons ATGGCCtggacctgggggggggggcctccggcCAAGGAGCTTCGCAGAGTCGGGCAAGCGGGGAGCGCGGAAGCCGCCAGGCCCCTGCCCCGCGGAGCCTGCTGCAGTCCgagaggcggg ATGGAGGCGGACAGGCTGGCCGTGCCCCCCCCCAGCGCGGACGAGCACTCGCAGCGGAGCAGCGTCTCCTCCACGGGACACCGGA CTCTGGACGTGCTGGTGTACCTGGTCAACGACAGGGTGGTGCGGCTGGCGGTGGAGGGGCTGCCGTCCGTCACGGCCCACGAGTTGCATCGGCTGGTCCGGGACGCCCTGCGGCTGCCCGAGTGCGCTCTGGAGGCCTTTGCTCTGTGGCTGGCCTCCCCCCTGCTGG agGTGCAGCTGAAGCCAAAGCATCAGCCCTACAAGGTTTGCCGGCAGTGGCAGGAGCTGCTCTTCCGCTTCAGCAGTTGCTCCGAGGACGAGACCCTCGAAG ATGAGCCGTCGCTCCAGTTCCGGCGGAGCGTCTTTTTCCCAAAGAGGAAGGAGCTGCAG GTCCAGGATGAGGCCGTCCTGCAGCTGCTCTACGAGGAGGCCAAGTACAACCTCCTGGAAGGGCGCTACCCCTGTGACCTGGCCGACTGCCAGCAGCTGGGGGCCCTGGCCTGCCGGCTGGACTTGGGCCCCTACAACCCAGAGCGGCACACTGCCGCCTCCCTGAA ctgtgcCTTCTTCTCGGGGGAAATAGACAAGCCGGCTCAGAGCTTCCTGCAGCGCAGCGGCCGCAAGGCTGTGCTGGTCGCCATCAGCCTGGAGGGCGTCTACATCCTCGACAGCAAGGAAAAG CACGTCCTGCTTGGCCTGCGCTTCCAGGAGCTCTCCTGGGACCACACGTTCCCCGACGAGGAGGAGCACATCCTCTGGCTGGAGTTCGATGGGGAGAGCAGCGAGGGCACCCCCGTCAACAAGCTGCTGAAGGTCTACTccaagcag gCTGAACTCATGAGTGGCTTAATCGAGTATTGCATAGAGCTgaccgcggcggcggcggcggctgctgagGGGACCGTGCAGGAGGCGGCTGCCAGCGGGGCCCCCTCCTCGGAAGCCCCCCCGGGCTCCCAGGTGGGCAGGCGCCTCCCGCCCAGACTCCAGCGGCAGGACAGCGTCCTCTGCAGCCGCGTCCAGCACCTCTCCACCATTGACTACGTCGAAGAGG GGAAGGAGATCCGGAGGGTGAAGCCCCGGCGCAGCGCCTCCTTCTTCGGCCGCCAGCTCTCCAGCGCCCCCACCTCCTACTCGGCTGTGCGGGCAGCAGAGAGCCTGGAGCACGGCTGA
- the FRMD8 gene encoding FERM domain-containing protein 8 isoform X2 — protein sequence MAWTWGGGPPAKELRRVGQAGSAEAARPLPRGACCSPRGGMEADRLAVPPPSADEHSQRSSVSSTGHRTLDVLVYLVNDRVVRLAVEGLPSVTAHELHRLVRDALRLPECALEAFALWLASPLLEVQLKPKHQPYKVCRQWQELLFRFSSCSEDETLEDEPSLQFRRSVFFPKRKELQVQDEAVLQLLYEEAKYNLLEGRYPCDLADCQQLGALACRLDLGPYNPERHTAASLKGPRLLSGLWRRGSRLPAYEQGLLQAFRALPEEEEQQGGPCGEHTPLRTWGRAYLQKCHELPYYGCAFFSGEIDKPAQSFLQRSGRKAVLVAISLEGVYILDSKEKHVLLGLRFQELSWDHTFPDEEEHILWLEFDGESSEGTPVNKLLKVYSKQAELMSGLIEYCIELTAAAAAAAEGTVQEAAASGAPSSEAPPGSQVGRRLPPRLQRQDSVLCSRVQHLSTIDYVEEGKEIRRVKPRRSASFFGRQLSSAPTSYSAVRAAESLEHG from the exons ATGGCCtggacctgggggggggggcctccggcCAAGGAGCTTCGCAGAGTCGGGCAAGCGGGGAGCGCGGAAGCCGCCAGGCCCCTGCCCCGCGGAGCCTGCTGCAGTCCgagaggcggg ATGGAGGCGGACAGGCTGGCCGTGCCCCCCCCCAGCGCGGACGAGCACTCGCAGCGGAGCAGCGTCTCCTCCACGGGACACCGGA CTCTGGACGTGCTGGTGTACCTGGTCAACGACAGGGTGGTGCGGCTGGCGGTGGAGGGGCTGCCGTCCGTCACGGCCCACGAGTTGCATCGGCTGGTCCGGGACGCCCTGCGGCTGCCCGAGTGCGCTCTGGAGGCCTTTGCTCTGTGGCTGGCCTCCCCCCTGCTGG agGTGCAGCTGAAGCCAAAGCATCAGCCCTACAAGGTTTGCCGGCAGTGGCAGGAGCTGCTCTTCCGCTTCAGCAGTTGCTCCGAGGACGAGACCCTCGAAG ATGAGCCGTCGCTCCAGTTCCGGCGGAGCGTCTTTTTCCCAAAGAGGAAGGAGCTGCAG GTCCAGGATGAGGCCGTCCTGCAGCTGCTCTACGAGGAGGCCAAGTACAACCTCCTGGAAGGGCGCTACCCCTGTGACCTGGCCGACTGCCAGCAGCTGGGGGCCCTGGCCTGCCGGCTGGACTTGGGCCCCTACAACCCAGAGCGGCACACTGCCGCCTCCCTGAA AGGACCCCGGCTCCTGTCCGGCCTGTGGAGACGGGGCTCCCGGCTGCCTGCCTACGAACAGGGCCTGCTGCAGGCCTTCCGCGCGCTgcccgaggaggaggagcagcagggggGCCCCTGTGGAGAGCACACCCCCCTGCGCACCTGGGGCCGGGCCTACCTGCAGAAGTGCCACGAACTGCCTTACTACGG ctgtgcCTTCTTCTCGGGGGAAATAGACAAGCCGGCTCAGAGCTTCCTGCAGCGCAGCGGCCGCAAGGCTGTGCTGGTCGCCATCAGCCTGGAGGGCGTCTACATCCTCGACAGCAAGGAAAAG CACGTCCTGCTTGGCCTGCGCTTCCAGGAGCTCTCCTGGGACCACACGTTCCCCGACGAGGAGGAGCACATCCTCTGGCTGGAGTTCGATGGGGAGAGCAGCGAGGGCACCCCCGTCAACAAGCTGCTGAAGGTCTACTccaagcag gCTGAACTCATGAGTGGCTTAATCGAGTATTGCATAGAGCTgaccgcggcggcggcggcggctgctgagGGGACCGTGCAGGAGGCGGCTGCCAGCGGGGCCCCCTCCTCGGAAGCCCCCCCGGGCTCCCAGGTGGGCAGGCGCCTCCCGCCCAGACTCCAGCGGCAGGACAGCGTCCTCTGCAGCCGCGTCCAGCACCTCTCCACCATTGACTACGTCGAAGAGG GGAAGGAGATCCGGAGGGTGAAGCCCCGGCGCAGCGCCTCCTTCTTCGGCCGCCAGCTCTCCAGCGCCCCCACCTCCTACTCGGCTGTGCGGGCAGCAGAGAGCCTGGAGCACGGCTGA
- the FRMD8 gene encoding FERM domain-containing protein 8 isoform X1 has protein sequence MAWTWGGGPPAKELRRVGQAGSAEAARPLPRGACCSPRGGMEADRLAVPPPSADEHSQRSSVSSTGHRTLDVLVYLVNDRVVRLAVEGLPSVTAHELHRLVRDALRLPECALEAFALWLASPLLEVQLKPKHQPYKVCRQWQELLFRFSSCSEDETLEDEPSLQFRRSVFFPKRKELQVQDEAVLQLLYEEAKYNLLEGRYPCDLADCQQLGALACRLDLGPYNPERHTAASLKEKLDAFLPSHLCRRGPRLLSGLWRRGSRLPAYEQGLLQAFRALPEEEEQQGGPCGEHTPLRTWGRAYLQKCHELPYYGCAFFSGEIDKPAQSFLQRSGRKAVLVAISLEGVYILDSKEKHVLLGLRFQELSWDHTFPDEEEHILWLEFDGESSEGTPVNKLLKVYSKQAELMSGLIEYCIELTAAAAAAAEGTVQEAAASGAPSSEAPPGSQVGRRLPPRLQRQDSVLCSRVQHLSTIDYVEEGKEIRRVKPRRSASFFGRQLSSAPTSYSAVRAAESLEHG, from the exons ATGGCCtggacctgggggggggggcctccggcCAAGGAGCTTCGCAGAGTCGGGCAAGCGGGGAGCGCGGAAGCCGCCAGGCCCCTGCCCCGCGGAGCCTGCTGCAGTCCgagaggcggg ATGGAGGCGGACAGGCTGGCCGTGCCCCCCCCCAGCGCGGACGAGCACTCGCAGCGGAGCAGCGTCTCCTCCACGGGACACCGGA CTCTGGACGTGCTGGTGTACCTGGTCAACGACAGGGTGGTGCGGCTGGCGGTGGAGGGGCTGCCGTCCGTCACGGCCCACGAGTTGCATCGGCTGGTCCGGGACGCCCTGCGGCTGCCCGAGTGCGCTCTGGAGGCCTTTGCTCTGTGGCTGGCCTCCCCCCTGCTGG agGTGCAGCTGAAGCCAAAGCATCAGCCCTACAAGGTTTGCCGGCAGTGGCAGGAGCTGCTCTTCCGCTTCAGCAGTTGCTCCGAGGACGAGACCCTCGAAG ATGAGCCGTCGCTCCAGTTCCGGCGGAGCGTCTTTTTCCCAAAGAGGAAGGAGCTGCAG GTCCAGGATGAGGCCGTCCTGCAGCTGCTCTACGAGGAGGCCAAGTACAACCTCCTGGAAGGGCGCTACCCCTGTGACCTGGCCGACTGCCAGCAGCTGGGGGCCCTGGCCTGCCGGCTGGACTTGGGCCCCTACAACCCAGAGCGGCACACTGCCGCCTCCCTGAA AGAGAAGCTGGATGCCTTCTTGCCCTCCCACCTCTGCCGCAGAGGACCCCGGCTCCTGTCCGGCCTGTGGAGACGGGGCTCCCGGCTGCCTGCCTACGAACAGGGCCTGCTGCAGGCCTTCCGCGCGCTgcccgaggaggaggagcagcagggggGCCCCTGTGGAGAGCACACCCCCCTGCGCACCTGGGGCCGGGCCTACCTGCAGAAGTGCCACGAACTGCCTTACTACGG ctgtgcCTTCTTCTCGGGGGAAATAGACAAGCCGGCTCAGAGCTTCCTGCAGCGCAGCGGCCGCAAGGCTGTGCTGGTCGCCATCAGCCTGGAGGGCGTCTACATCCTCGACAGCAAGGAAAAG CACGTCCTGCTTGGCCTGCGCTTCCAGGAGCTCTCCTGGGACCACACGTTCCCCGACGAGGAGGAGCACATCCTCTGGCTGGAGTTCGATGGGGAGAGCAGCGAGGGCACCCCCGTCAACAAGCTGCTGAAGGTCTACTccaagcag gCTGAACTCATGAGTGGCTTAATCGAGTATTGCATAGAGCTgaccgcggcggcggcggcggctgctgagGGGACCGTGCAGGAGGCGGCTGCCAGCGGGGCCCCCTCCTCGGAAGCCCCCCCGGGCTCCCAGGTGGGCAGGCGCCTCCCGCCCAGACTCCAGCGGCAGGACAGCGTCCTCTGCAGCCGCGTCCAGCACCTCTCCACCATTGACTACGTCGAAGAGG GGAAGGAGATCCGGAGGGTGAAGCCCCGGCGCAGCGCCTCCTTCTTCGGCCGCCAGCTCTCCAGCGCCCCCACCTCCTACTCGGCTGTGCGGGCAGCAGAGAGCCTGGAGCACGGCTGA
- the FRMD8 gene encoding FERM domain-containing protein 8 isoform X3, with the protein MEADRLAVPPPSADEHSQRSSVSSTGHRTLDVLVYLVNDRVVRLAVEGLPSVTAHELHRLVRDALRLPECALEAFALWLASPLLEVQLKPKHQPYKVCRQWQELLFRFSSCSEDETLEDEPSLQFRRSVFFPKRKELQVQDEAVLQLLYEEAKYNLLEGRYPCDLADCQQLGALACRLDLGPYNPERHTAASLKEKLDAFLPSHLCRRGPRLLSGLWRRGSRLPAYEQGLLQAFRALPEEEEQQGGPCGEHTPLRTWGRAYLQKCHELPYYGCAFFSGEIDKPAQSFLQRSGRKAVLVAISLEGVYILDSKEKHVLLGLRFQELSWDHTFPDEEEHILWLEFDGESSEGTPVNKLLKVYSKQAELMSGLIEYCIELTAAAAAAAEGTVQEAAASGAPSSEAPPGSQVGRRLPPRLQRQDSVLCSRVQHLSTIDYVEEGKEIRRVKPRRSASFFGRQLSSAPTSYSAVRAAESLEHG; encoded by the exons ATGGAGGCGGACAGGCTGGCCGTGCCCCCCCCCAGCGCGGACGAGCACTCGCAGCGGAGCAGCGTCTCCTCCACGGGACACCGGA CTCTGGACGTGCTGGTGTACCTGGTCAACGACAGGGTGGTGCGGCTGGCGGTGGAGGGGCTGCCGTCCGTCACGGCCCACGAGTTGCATCGGCTGGTCCGGGACGCCCTGCGGCTGCCCGAGTGCGCTCTGGAGGCCTTTGCTCTGTGGCTGGCCTCCCCCCTGCTGG agGTGCAGCTGAAGCCAAAGCATCAGCCCTACAAGGTTTGCCGGCAGTGGCAGGAGCTGCTCTTCCGCTTCAGCAGTTGCTCCGAGGACGAGACCCTCGAAG ATGAGCCGTCGCTCCAGTTCCGGCGGAGCGTCTTTTTCCCAAAGAGGAAGGAGCTGCAG GTCCAGGATGAGGCCGTCCTGCAGCTGCTCTACGAGGAGGCCAAGTACAACCTCCTGGAAGGGCGCTACCCCTGTGACCTGGCCGACTGCCAGCAGCTGGGGGCCCTGGCCTGCCGGCTGGACTTGGGCCCCTACAACCCAGAGCGGCACACTGCCGCCTCCCTGAA AGAGAAGCTGGATGCCTTCTTGCCCTCCCACCTCTGCCGCAGAGGACCCCGGCTCCTGTCCGGCCTGTGGAGACGGGGCTCCCGGCTGCCTGCCTACGAACAGGGCCTGCTGCAGGCCTTCCGCGCGCTgcccgaggaggaggagcagcagggggGCCCCTGTGGAGAGCACACCCCCCTGCGCACCTGGGGCCGGGCCTACCTGCAGAAGTGCCACGAACTGCCTTACTACGG ctgtgcCTTCTTCTCGGGGGAAATAGACAAGCCGGCTCAGAGCTTCCTGCAGCGCAGCGGCCGCAAGGCTGTGCTGGTCGCCATCAGCCTGGAGGGCGTCTACATCCTCGACAGCAAGGAAAAG CACGTCCTGCTTGGCCTGCGCTTCCAGGAGCTCTCCTGGGACCACACGTTCCCCGACGAGGAGGAGCACATCCTCTGGCTGGAGTTCGATGGGGAGAGCAGCGAGGGCACCCCCGTCAACAAGCTGCTGAAGGTCTACTccaagcag gCTGAACTCATGAGTGGCTTAATCGAGTATTGCATAGAGCTgaccgcggcggcggcggcggctgctgagGGGACCGTGCAGGAGGCGGCTGCCAGCGGGGCCCCCTCCTCGGAAGCCCCCCCGGGCTCCCAGGTGGGCAGGCGCCTCCCGCCCAGACTCCAGCGGCAGGACAGCGTCCTCTGCAGCCGCGTCCAGCACCTCTCCACCATTGACTACGTCGAAGAGG GGAAGGAGATCCGGAGGGTGAAGCCCCGGCGCAGCGCCTCCTTCTTCGGCCGCCAGCTCTCCAGCGCCCCCACCTCCTACTCGGCTGTGCGGGCAGCAGAGAGCCTGGAGCACGGCTGA
- the SLC25A45 gene encoding solute carrier family 25 member 45 — protein sequence MSSAEFAAGWLSGAAGLVLGHPIDTVKVRLQTQAGYRSIPDCLLRTYRNETVFGFFKGMSFPLLSVAVANSLMFGAYSHALLFLSHTHHRDRSANPPSAAHVLGAGCFSGLVQAVALAPVDLIKVRLQNQTHHRCSRGAPPGAAQPRYRGPVHCAASILREEGARGLFRGAWALVLRDTPTTAVYFLAYTGLCRALTPEGRQPGPGSVLLAGGCAGTVSWALATPLDVVKARLQMDGLQPPGARYRGVLDCILTSARREGPLVLLKGLSLNSLRAFPVNAVTFLSYESLLKLLSGGGC from the exons ATGTCCAGTGCCGAGTTTGCTGCAGGGTGGCTTTCGG GGGCAGCGGGGCTGGTGCTGGGGCACCCCATCGACACGGTGAAG GTGCGGCTGCAGACCCAGGCTGGCTACCGAAGCATCCCGGACTGCCTGCTCAGGACCTACCGCAACGAGACG GTCTTTGGGTTCTTCAAGGGGATGAGCTTCCCGCTGCTGAGCGTGGCCGTGGCCAACTCCCTCATGTTTGGGGCCTACAGCCACGCCCTGCTCTTCCTCAGCCACACCCACCACCGGGACCGGAGCGCCAACCCCCCCAGCGCGGCTCACGTCTTGGGGGCCGGCTGCTTCTCGGGCCTGGTGcag GCCGTGGCCCTGGCCCCCGTGGACCTCATCAAAGTCCGGCTGCAGAACCAGACCCACCACCGGTGCAGCCGCGGGGCCCCTCCAGGGGCGGCCCAGCCCCGGTACAGGGGCCCGGTGCACTGTGCGGCCAGCATCCTGCGGGAAGAGGGGGCCCGGGGCCTCTTCCGTGGGGCCTGGGCCCTGGTGCTGCGCGACACGCCCACCACCGCTGTCTACTTCCTGGCCTACACGGGACTCTGCAGGGCCCTGACTCCAGAGGGGCGGCAGCCAG gCCCAGGCTCGGTTCTCCTGGCCGGCGGATGTGCCGGGACGGTCTCCTGGGCCCTGGCGACCCCGCTGGACGTGGTGAAGGCCCGCTTGCAGATGGACGGGCTGCAGCCGCCGGGGGCGAGATACCGAGGGGTCCTGGACTGCATCCTCACCAGCGCCCGGCGGGAGGGGCCCCTGGTGCTGCTGAAGGGGCTCTCCCTGAACAGCCTCCGGGCCTTCCCCGTCAACGCCGTCACCTTCCTGAGCTACGAGAGCCTCCTCAAGCTCctcagcggcggcggctgctga
- the NPAS4 gene encoding neuronal PAS domain-containing protein 4: MYRSTKGASKARRDQINAEIRNLKDLLPIPEGDKLRLSYLHIMSLACLYTRKSVFFPKGAAAWEALGSLLSGQDLEDFVQTLPGFLLAFTGEGKLIYVSENVAEHLGHSMVDLVAQGDSIYDIIDPVDHFVMRHQLALPSPADPHRLFRCRFNTSKTIRRQSAGNKLVLIRGRFHQPPPGSYWATKPIFMAFCTPLDPKPRASPNSFFLSSFESHHTKDLAIVDIADSVVFHLGFEKTELFCKSWYSLIHPEDLGHASAQHCRLLGDTSETQAEMVIRLQTKGGLSWIWVYSLLRVENAEVPIAGHNYIISDSEAGCLKQQLSAEETQVATYVLGSSPPFLEGFLSPGQLSSPDQVFSPLVGTPASSAAAPAFDFGATAALDCPSGFAETSAAGLPPEVMAEPGNISSMEEAPGSSLGLLGKGPAFSYVVFPTSYEPPVRRDPPDGSSRDLVCTPPYTPHQGSAFLFGAQEAHALSTVPRASPPVAVAASAPSSASASATATVPSAATTTTSTTTTTSELFYAQEQCSALYEKLPPTPDSPGNGDCTVMTLPEIRGPLYIDVPMVPEGILTPEASPIKQTFFRYSEREKSEIERLAQQISCLAEAFSSVASRELAEGSQASLGGSGPVAVPDVCLDFQPPRKWRKMDFSLLACPEEGLLGKDALETLLQDLSSSLFEKGGAGMRCPRHQFCGGNVSSPLHLDAEDSSQAALAPSPHMDLPPEERCFLEELASCETAFETRASNSPCDGLDELYQLQSHMQDGFHEDGSESDPSF, translated from the exons ATGTACCGCTCCACCAAGGGGGCCTCCAAGGCTCGGCGGGACCAGATCAACGCGGAGATCCGGAACCTGAAGGACCTGCTGCCCATCCCCGAAGGCGACAAGCTGCGCCTCTCCTACCTGCACATCATGTCGCTGGCATGCCTCTACACCAGGAAGTCCGTCTTCTTCCCCAAAG GTGCCGCCGCCTGGGAAGCGCTGGGAAGCCTGCTCTCCGGCCAGGACTTGGAGGACTTCGTGCAGACGCTGCCCGGCTTCCTGCTGGCATTCACCGGCGAAGGCAAACTCATCTACGTCTCCGAGAACGTGGCCGAGCACCTGGGGCACTCCATG GTGGACCTGGTCGCCCAAGGAGACAGCATCTACGACATCATCGACCCCGTGGACCACTTCGTGATGAGGCACCAGCTGGCCCTGCCCTCTCCCGCAGACCCCC ACCGGCTCTTCCGCTGCCGTTTCAATACTTCCAAGACGATCCGTCGGCAAAGTGCCGGCAATAAGCTGGTCCTGATCCGTGGGAGGTTCCACCAGCCCCCGCCGGGCTCCTACTGGGCCACCAAGCCCATCTTCATGGCCTTCTGCACTCCGCTGGACCCCAAGCCCAGGGCCAGCCCGAACTCCTTCTTCTTGTCCTCCTTTGAGAGTCACCACACCAAGGACCTGGCCATTGTGGACATCGCTGACAG TGTGGTCTTCCACTTGGGATTTGAGAAAACGGAGCTGTTCTGCAAATCGTGGTATAGCCTGATCCACCCGGAAGATCTCGGCCACGCTTCAGCCCAGCACTGCCGGCTGC TGGGCGACACGAGTGAGACGCAGGCCGAGATGGTCATCCGCCTACAGACCAAAGGTGGCCTGAGCTGGATTTGGGTCTATTCCCTGCTCCGGGTGGAGAATGCTGAGGTGCCCATCGCTGGCCACAACTATATCATCAG TGACTCTGAAGCcggctgcctcaagcagcagctgTCTGCGGAAGAGACCCAAGTGGCCACCTATGTCCTCGGAAGCTCCCCGCCCTTCCTGGAAGGCTTCCTTTCTCCAGGACAGCTCTCCAGCCCCGACCAAGTCTTCTCGCCCCTGGTGGGCACCCCGGCCAGCAGCGCTGCGGCCCCCGCCTTTGACTTTGGGGCCACTGCCGCTCTGGACTGCCCCTCGGGGTTCGCAGAGACCTCTGCTGCCGGCCTGCCCCCGGAGGTGATGGCAGAGCCCGGAAATATCTCCTCCATGGAGGAGGCGCCCGGCTCCAGCCTCGGCCTCCTTGGCAAGGGCCCGGCCTTCAGCTACGTCGTCTTCCCGACCAGCTACGAGCCGCCTGTGCGGAGGGACCCCCCGGACGGCTCTTCCAGAGACTTGGTCTGCACGCCTCCCTACACGCCCCACCAGGGCTCTGCCTTCCTCTTCGGAGCCCAGGAGGCCCACGCTCTGAGCACCGTCCCCAGAGCTTCGCCCCCCGTGGCGGTGGCAGCCAGTGCCCCTTCCTCGGCCTCCGCCTCGGCCACCGCCACTGTCCCCagcgccgccaccaccaccaccagcaccaccaccacgacTTCCGAGTTGTTCTACGCTCAGGAACAATGCAGTGCTCTCTATGAGAAGTTACCGCCTACCCCGGACAGCCCTGGTAATGGGGACTGTACCGTCATGACCTTGCCCGAGATCAGAGGTCCCCTCTATATCGACGTGCCCATGGTGCCCGAGGGGATCCTGACGCCAGAGGCCTCGCCCATCAAGCAGACCTTCTTCAGATATTCTGAAAGAGAGAAGAGCGAGATTGAGCGGCTGGCCCAGCAGATCAGCTGCCTGGCCGAGGCCTTCAGCTCCGTGGCCTCCAGAGAGCTGGCCGAGGGCAGCCAGGCCTCCCTCGGCGGCTCTGGGCCGGTCGCCGTGCCGGACGTGTGCTTGGACTTCCAGCCCCCCAGGAAGTGGAGGAAGATGGATTTCTCCCTGCTGGCCTGCCCAGAGGAAGGGCTCCTGGGAAAGGATGCTCTCGAGACCCTTCTCCAAGACCTGTCCAGCTCTCTCTTCGAGAAGGGGGGCGCAGGTATGAGGTGCCCTCGCCACCAGTTCTGCGGTGGGAATGTCAGTAGTCCACTCCACTTGGACGCCGAAGATAGCAGCCAAGCGGCCttggctccctccccccacatggACCTGCCTCCAGAAGAGCGATGCTTTTTGGAAGAACTGGCCTCCTGTGAAACAGCCTTTGAGACACGTGCCTCAAACTCTCCCTGTGATGGGTTAGATGAGTTGTATCAACTCCAGAGTCACATGCAAGACGGCTTCCATGAAG atggAAGCGAAAGTGACCCTTCGTTCTGA